A genome region from Rhodanobacter thiooxydans includes the following:
- a CDS encoding efflux RND transporter periplasmic adaptor subunit: protein MSRFWKIALIVVAVVVVAAVGFRLLHKPAPAGAASTQAASKNKGGKDGKDETPPVPVTVVPVVKQNVPVYLTALGTVQALNTVTVNPQVGGQLLSLHFSEGQPVKKGQLLAQIDPRIYQAAYDQAVARQRQDQALAATAKSNLTRSRDLAAKGYISKQDLDTLRNTAAQYEAAVAADAANVRDTQVQLNYTRVLSPIDSLAGIRAVDPGNVVTTSSAIVTLTQLHPINVMFTLPEQNLDMVRRAAAKDGAALQVTALDRTDAHPIADGGVLKVVDNQIDTSTGTFRLKSEFPNANNELWPGQFVNVRLLVNTVDGGLVIPAQAVQRGPDGDYVYQVQADSTVKMQAVTVAGEVGDSHVMVGSGLKAGDRVVTEGQFRLKPGSKVNALKPGEVPAAPTAAELEKAKQNAKGGGRRRG from the coding sequence ATGTCGCGTTTTTGGAAGATCGCGTTGATCGTCGTTGCGGTGGTCGTGGTGGCGGCGGTGGGCTTCCGGCTGCTGCACAAGCCCGCTCCCGCCGGCGCCGCCTCGACGCAGGCGGCAAGCAAGAACAAGGGCGGCAAGGACGGCAAGGACGAAACGCCGCCGGTGCCGGTCACCGTGGTGCCGGTGGTCAAGCAGAACGTGCCGGTCTACCTGACCGCCCTGGGCACGGTGCAGGCGCTCAACACGGTGACCGTGAACCCGCAGGTGGGCGGCCAGCTGCTCAGCCTGCATTTCAGCGAGGGCCAGCCGGTGAAGAAGGGCCAGCTGCTGGCGCAGATCGACCCGCGCATCTACCAGGCCGCCTACGACCAGGCGGTGGCGCGCCAGCGCCAGGACCAGGCCCTGGCGGCCACCGCGAAAAGCAACCTGACGCGCAGCCGGGACCTGGCCGCCAAGGGCTACATCTCCAAGCAGGACCTGGACACCCTGCGCAACACCGCCGCCCAGTACGAAGCCGCCGTCGCCGCCGATGCGGCCAACGTGCGCGACACCCAGGTACAGCTGAACTACACCCGCGTGCTGTCGCCGATCGACAGCCTCGCCGGTATCCGCGCGGTCGACCCGGGCAACGTGGTCACCACCTCCAGCGCGATCGTCACGCTGACCCAGCTGCACCCGATCAATGTGATGTTCACCCTGCCCGAGCAGAACCTCGACATGGTGCGCCGCGCCGCCGCGAAAGACGGCGCCGCGCTGCAGGTGACCGCGCTGGACCGCACCGACGCGCACCCGATCGCCGATGGCGGCGTGCTCAAGGTGGTCGACAACCAGATCGACACCAGCACCGGCACGTTCCGCCTGAAGTCGGAGTTCCCGAACGCGAACAACGAATTGTGGCCCGGCCAGTTCGTCAACGTGCGCCTGCTGGTGAACACCGTCGACGGCGGCCTGGTGATTCCCGCGCAGGCGGTGCAGCGTGGGCCGGACGGCGACTACGTCTACCAGGTACAGGCCGACAGTACGGTGAAGATGCAGGCGGTGACGGTGGCCGGCGAGGTGGGCGACAGCCACGTGATGGTCGGCAGCGGCCTCAAGGCCGGCGACCGCGTGGTCACCGAGGGCCAGTTCCGGCTGAAGCCGGGCAGCAAGGTCAATGCGCTGAAACCGGGTGAAGTGCCGGCGGCACCGACCGCCGCCGAACTGGAGAAGGCCAAGCAGAACGCCAAGGGTGGCGGTCGCCGCCGCGGCTGA